In Planctomycetia bacterium, one DNA window encodes the following:
- a CDS encoding HAD family hydrolase: MERTRYILLDRDGTIIVDRHFLADADGVELLPNAAEGLRRMARLGFRFIIVTNQSGLGRGYFDETALAAMHARLRELLTAENIALEAIYHCPHTDEHGCECRKPRTGMADLAAREHAIDLRAAFVIGDKCADVELGQAVGATTVLVRTGHGLATERAGKCRADFTADDLCDAADWIESRLRSQT, from the coding sequence ATGGAACGAACTCGCTACATCTTGCTCGACCGCGACGGCACGATCATCGTCGACCGTCACTTTCTTGCCGACGCCGACGGCGTCGAGCTTTTGCCGAACGCCGCTGAAGGCTTGCGCCGCATGGCTCGGCTCGGCTTTCGCTTCATCATCGTCACCAATCAATCGGGCCTGGGGCGCGGCTACTTCGACGAAACTGCGCTCGCCGCGATGCACGCGCGACTGCGAGAACTACTCACGGCGGAGAACATCGCGCTCGAGGCGATCTACCATTGTCCGCATACCGATGAACACGGGTGCGAATGTCGGAAACCGCGAACGGGCATGGCCGATCTTGCCGCGCGCGAGCACGCGATCGATCTTCGTGCGGCGTTCGTCATCGGCGATAAATGCGCCGACGTCGAGCTAGGGCAAGCGGTCGGAGCGACGACGGTTCTCGTGCGCACCGGTCACGGACTGGCGACGGAGCGAGCCGGAAAATGCCGCGCCGATTTCACGGCCGACGATCTTTGCGATGCGGCCGACTGGATCGAAAGCCGGTTGCGATCGCAAACGTAA
- the rfbD gene encoding dTDP-4-dehydrorhamnose reductase gives MTTTIETPKILLIGSQGQLGWELRRSLRPLGKVICAARRGDANTLAVDLADPDSLRALIRDTAPRLIVNAAVYSQVDQAEKEPELARAVNAIAPGVIQAEANRLGAAVVHYSTDYVFDGTGTRPWEETDPTNPPNTYGRSKREGESAVEAEGGAYAVLRTSWVYGIHGVNFVKKILKLASERPTLRIVDDQIGAPTSARMLADVSAQMLACAQGNFAALLRERGEIFHVCCGGETSWCGFTKTIVERARLLGMTLKVEAIEPITSKEFPTPAARPLNSRLSCARLQREYRLTPPTWQEALDDTLPLLLKWEFGV, from the coding sequence ATGACGACGACTATCGAAACTCCGAAAATCCTGCTCATCGGTTCGCAAGGACAACTCGGCTGGGAGTTGCGCCGCAGCTTGCGTCCGCTGGGCAAAGTGATTTGCGCCGCGCGGCGCGGCGATGCAAACACGCTCGCGGTCGACCTGGCCGATCCCGACTCGCTGCGCGCGTTGATTCGCGATACGGCGCCGCGCTTGATCGTGAATGCCGCGGTCTATTCGCAAGTCGATCAAGCGGAGAAAGAGCCCGAGCTTGCACGCGCGGTGAATGCGATTGCGCCGGGAGTGATCCAAGCGGAAGCGAACCGCCTCGGTGCCGCGGTCGTGCATTATTCGACCGACTATGTGTTCGACGGCACCGGTACGCGTCCGTGGGAAGAGACCGATCCGACGAACCCACCGAATACCTACGGCCGGAGCAAGCGCGAAGGCGAGTCGGCGGTCGAAGCGGAAGGAGGCGCGTATGCCGTGCTGCGCACCTCTTGGGTCTACGGAATTCACGGCGTTAATTTCGTGAAGAAGATTTTGAAGTTGGCGAGCGAGCGACCGACGCTGCGCATCGTCGACGATCAGATCGGCGCACCGACTTCCGCACGTATGCTGGCCGATGTGTCGGCGCAAATGCTGGCCTGCGCGCAAGGGAACTTCGCCGCGCTGCTGCGCGAGCGCGGCGAGATATTTCATGTCTGTTGCGGAGGCGAAACGAGTTGGTGCGGCTTTACGAAGACGATCGTCGAGCGAGCGCGACTTTTGGGAATGACGTTGAAAGTCGAAGCGATCGAGCCGATCACATCGAAAGAATTTCCGACACCCGCCGCGCGGCCGTTGAATTCCCGATTGTCGTGCGCTCGATTGCAGCGAGAATACCGGCTCACGCCGCCGACCTGGCAAGAGGCGCTCGACGACACGCTGCCGCTGTTGCTCAAATGGGAATTCGGCGTTTGA
- a CDS encoding rhomboid family intramembrane serine protease, producing MRIVGRLNDERQATTFVDYLLTLGVGAKSEKSDRSADDIHWDLWVFDEDQLALAKESLKSFETDPDADRFKSASKEADRLRRETAQQELALRRKQQSLVRRVYPNSSGRRPVTMTLLVASCLTFLLTDGGNSEATRPLVARLSISAAPQLRDVSGERVIRLPELKQGQWWRVISPIFLHFGWMHILLNMMWLMDFGAQVEVLRGSRKMLLFTLVFAMGGNLSQYYFVGPSFGGMSGVVYGLFGYIWMKSWYEPSSGFFLQPFTVILLMTWFLLGLFDVVGATANLCHGVGLLLGVVFGYAPTLLRSIRKSS from the coding sequence ATGCGAATCGTAGGACGACTGAACGACGAACGGCAAGCGACGACGTTCGTCGACTACTTGCTGACGCTCGGCGTCGGCGCGAAGTCGGAAAAGAGCGATCGCTCGGCCGATGATATTCATTGGGATCTCTGGGTCTTCGATGAAGATCAACTCGCGCTCGCGAAAGAATCGCTGAAATCGTTCGAGACCGATCCGGATGCCGATCGATTCAAATCGGCATCGAAGGAGGCCGATCGGCTTCGTCGTGAAACGGCTCAGCAGGAACTCGCCCTGCGCCGCAAGCAACAAAGCCTCGTGCGGCGCGTTTATCCGAACTCGTCGGGCCGGCGACCGGTGACGATGACGTTGTTGGTGGCAAGCTGCCTCACGTTTCTGTTGACCGACGGCGGCAACTCCGAAGCGACGAGGCCACTCGTAGCTCGCCTGAGCATCAGCGCGGCTCCGCAACTGCGCGACGTTTCCGGTGAGCGCGTGATCCGGCTACCGGAGCTGAAGCAAGGGCAATGGTGGCGGGTCATCTCGCCGATCTTTCTGCATTTCGGTTGGATGCATATCCTCTTGAACATGATGTGGTTGATGGATTTCGGGGCGCAGGTCGAAGTGTTGCGTGGATCGCGCAAGATGCTGTTGTTCACGCTCGTCTTCGCGATGGGCGGCAATCTCTCGCAGTATTATTTCGTCGGCCCGAGCTTCGGCGGCATGTCGGGCGTGGTCTATGGATTGTTCGGCTACATCTGGATGAAGTCGTGGTACGAACCGTCGTCCGGTTTTTTTCTGCAGCCGTTCACCGTCATTCTTCTAATGACCTGGTTTCTGCTCGGCCTGTTCGACGTCGTCGGTGCGACCGCCAATTTATGCCACGGGGTCGGCTTGTTGCTCGGCGTCGTCTTCGGATACGCACCGACTTTGCTTCGTTCGATTCGGAAGTCCAGCTAA